Proteins encoded together in one Paracidovorax wautersii window:
- a CDS encoding methyl-accepting chemotaxis protein — MAGSLFLRPGVGLMRGLPWAAKVGVLGGAALAGLLLLAAWPSGAGRWAAAALAAGVVAYAALALYASVAQDLKRLLEVMERAAQGDLRTPAPRRGRDEWARMSRAMEGMVLTLSSMVADIRSNAALVAHAGKSLSSDNRDLADRTEQQAANLEQTAASVEQLSSAVQQNAQTAGGASQQAVQVREAADAGARSMAQAVDSVEAIQQSARQMNEIIGVIDGIAFQTNILALNAAVEAARAGEQGRGFAVVATEVRTLAQRSGTAAREIRELIGASVRQVEGSATLIRAAGEGIAAMADGIRSVAGHVQEIAHSGAEQSAGLQEITQAVQQLDEITQRNAQMVGQAVAQAEALESRAATLSRAVLSFQLQQGTAEEAVALVERAAALRRTLSRDQLLRTITDPGQPFHDRDMYVFALDAQGAYQAFGGNPQKVGTRVQDIPGIAGDQLVRDIVGQAERGPGWVEYDITNPATGRVQTKMSFVQRVDDLYLGCGVYKSLAARA; from the coding sequence ATGGCCGGTTCCCTATTCCTGCGCCCCGGCGTAGGGCTGATGCGTGGTCTGCCCTGGGCGGCCAAGGTGGGCGTGCTGGGCGGGGCCGCACTGGCGGGGTTGCTGCTGTTGGCGGCGTGGCCCTCCGGTGCAGGGCGCTGGGCTGCAGCGGCACTGGCTGCAGGGGTGGTGGCCTACGCGGCCCTGGCGCTGTACGCCAGCGTGGCGCAGGACCTGAAGCGCCTGCTGGAGGTCATGGAGCGCGCCGCGCAAGGGGATCTGCGCACGCCGGCGCCGCGCCGCGGTCGGGACGAATGGGCCCGCATGTCGCGCGCCATGGAAGGCATGGTGCTGACGCTGTCGTCCATGGTGGCCGACATCCGCAGCAATGCCGCCCTGGTGGCGCATGCGGGCAAAAGCCTGTCCTCGGACAACCGTGATCTGGCCGACCGCACCGAGCAGCAGGCCGCGAACCTGGAGCAGACGGCCGCCAGCGTCGAGCAGCTGTCCTCCGCGGTGCAGCAGAACGCCCAGACCGCGGGCGGCGCGAGCCAGCAGGCGGTGCAGGTGCGCGAGGCGGCCGATGCGGGCGCGCGGTCCATGGCGCAGGCGGTGGATTCGGTCGAGGCCATCCAGCAGAGCGCGCGGCAGATGAACGAGATCATCGGGGTGATCGATGGCATCGCGTTCCAGACCAACATCCTGGCGCTGAACGCCGCCGTGGAGGCGGCGCGGGCCGGCGAGCAGGGGCGCGGCTTCGCCGTCGTGGCGACCGAAGTGCGCACGCTGGCCCAGCGCTCGGGCACCGCCGCTCGCGAGATACGGGAATTGATCGGGGCCTCCGTGCGGCAGGTGGAGGGCAGTGCCACCCTGATTCGTGCGGCCGGGGAGGGGATCGCGGCGATGGCCGACGGCATCCGCTCCGTGGCGGGCCATGTGCAGGAGATCGCCCATTCGGGCGCCGAGCAGAGCGCAGGGTTGCAGGAGATCACCCAGGCCGTGCAGCAACTGGACGAAATCACCCAGCGCAACGCGCAGATGGTGGGCCAGGCCGTGGCGCAGGCCGAGGCACTGGAAAGCCGGGCGGCCACCCTGTCCCGCGCCGTGCTGTCGTTCCAGCTGCAGCAGGGCACGGCCGAGGAAGCCGTGGCGCTGGTGGAGCGCGCCGCGGCCCTGCGCCGCACACTGTCGCGCGACCAATTGCTGCGCACCATCACCGACCCGGGCCAGCCGTTCCACGACCGCGACATGTACGTATTCGCCCTGGACGCCCAGGGCGCCTACCAGGCCTTCGGCGGCAACCCGCAGAAGGTGGGAACGCGGGTGCAGGACATTCCGGGCATCGCTGGTGACCAGCTGGTGCGCGACATCGTGGGCCAGGCGGAGCGTGGCCCCGGCTGGGTCGAGTACGACATCACCAACCCGGCCACGGGCCGCGTGCAGACCAAGATGTCCTTCGTGCAGCGCGTGGACGATCTGTATCTGGGCTGCGGCGTCTACAAGTCGCTGGCGGCGCGCGCCTGA
- the dapC gene encoding succinyldiaminopimelate transaminase — protein sequence MNPLLSHLQPYPFERLRQLFAGVTPPAGYSAISLGMGEPRHPTPAFIKEALTENLGGLASYPATAGEPRLREACAAWLQRRYGIAADSATQVLPINGSREALFAFAQTVIDPTRAGATVVCPNPFYQIYEGAALLSGATPYYAPSDPGRNFAVDWDSVPHEVWQRTQLLFVCSPGNPTGAVMPLDEWKKLFALSDRYGFVIASDECYSEIYFQGEPPLGGLEAAAKLGRSDYRNLIAFTSLSKRSNVPGLRSGFVAGDAALIKAFLLYRTYHGSAMGPAVQGASVAAWNDEQHVTENRALYRKKFAQVTPLLAGVMEVALPDAGFYLWAKVPDALGMTDAEFARELLAQYNVTVLPGSYLAREAGGFNPGAQRVRMALVAQAEECAEAALRIVQFIQSRT from the coding sequence ATGAATCCCCTGCTCTCGCACCTGCAGCCCTATCCCTTCGAGCGGCTGCGCCAACTCTTCGCAGGGGTGACGCCCCCCGCCGGCTACAGCGCCATCAGCCTGGGCATGGGAGAGCCCCGCCATCCCACGCCGGCTTTCATCAAGGAAGCCCTGACCGAGAACCTCGGCGGCCTGGCCAGCTACCCTGCCACGGCCGGCGAACCGCGCCTGCGCGAGGCCTGCGCCGCCTGGCTGCAGCGCCGCTACGGCATTGCCGCCGACAGCGCCACGCAGGTGCTGCCCATCAACGGCTCGCGCGAGGCCTTGTTCGCCTTCGCGCAGACGGTGATCGATCCCACGCGCGCCGGCGCTACCGTGGTCTGTCCCAATCCGTTCTACCAAATCTACGAAGGCGCCGCCCTGCTCTCCGGCGCCACGCCGTACTACGCACCCAGCGATCCCGGGCGCAATTTCGCCGTGGACTGGGACAGCGTGCCGCATGAGGTCTGGCAGCGTACGCAGCTCCTGTTCGTCTGCTCGCCCGGCAACCCCACGGGCGCCGTGATGCCGCTGGACGAGTGGAAGAAGCTGTTTGCGCTGAGCGATCGCTACGGCTTCGTCATCGCCTCGGACGAGTGCTACAGCGAGATCTACTTCCAGGGCGAGCCGCCGCTGGGTGGCCTGGAAGCCGCAGCCAAGCTGGGCCGCAGCGATTACCGCAATCTGATCGCCTTCACCAGCCTGTCCAAGCGCAGCAACGTGCCAGGCCTGCGCAGCGGCTTCGTGGCGGGCGATGCAGCGCTGATCAAGGCCTTCCTCCTCTACCGCACCTACCATGGCAGCGCCATGGGCCCGGCCGTGCAGGGCGCCAGCGTCGCCGCCTGGAACGACGAGCAGCACGTGACCGAGAACCGCGCGCTCTACCGCAAGAAGTTCGCCCAGGTGACCCCGCTGCTGGCGGGCGTGATGGAAGTCGCTTTGCCGGACGCCGGCTTCTACCTCTGGGCCAAGGTGCCTGACGCCCTGGGCATGACGGACGCCGAGTTCGCCCGGGAGCTGCTGGCTCAATACAATGTCACCGTGCTGCCCGGCAGCTACCTGGCCCGCGAGGCCGGCGGCTTCAATCCCGGTGCCCAGCGCGTGCGCATGGCCCTCGTTGCGCAAGCCGAGGAATGCGCCGAAGCCGCGCTGCGCATCGTCCAGTTCATCCAATCCCGTACTTGA
- the dapD gene encoding 2,3,4,5-tetrahydropyridine-2,6-dicarboxylate N-succinyltransferase — translation MTQQLQTLIDNAWDNRTSLSPASAPKEVVDAVEHVIAELDGGSLRVATREGVGQWTVHQWIKKAVLLSFRLKDNVLMQSGDLSFFDKVPTKFGGLSEDAIRATGVRVVPPAVARRGSFIAKNAILMPSYVNIGAYVDEGTMVDTWATVGSCAQVGKNVHLSGGVGLGGVLEPLQANPTIIEDNCFIGARSEVVEGVIVEENSVLGMGVYIGQSTPIFNRDTGEISYGRVPSGSVVISGSLPKKTKTGQDYATYAAVIVKTVDAQTRSKTSLNDLLRD, via the coding sequence ATGACCCAACAACTGCAGACCCTGATCGACAACGCCTGGGACAACCGCACCAGCCTCTCGCCCGCCTCCGCTCCCAAGGAAGTGGTGGACGCCGTCGAGCATGTGATCGCCGAACTGGATGGCGGCAGCCTGCGCGTGGCGACCCGCGAGGGCGTGGGCCAGTGGACGGTGCACCAGTGGATCAAGAAGGCCGTGCTGCTGTCGTTCCGTCTGAAGGACAACGTGCTGATGCAATCCGGCGACCTGTCGTTCTTCGACAAGGTGCCCACCAAGTTCGGCGGCCTGTCGGAAGACGCCATCCGCGCCACGGGCGTGCGCGTGGTGCCCCCGGCCGTGGCCCGCCGCGGCAGCTTCATCGCCAAGAACGCCATCCTCATGCCCAGCTACGTGAACATCGGCGCCTACGTGGACGAAGGCACCATGGTCGACACCTGGGCCACCGTGGGTTCCTGCGCGCAAGTGGGCAAGAACGTGCACCTTTCCGGCGGCGTGGGCCTGGGCGGCGTGCTGGAGCCGCTGCAAGCCAACCCCACCATCATCGAAGACAACTGCTTCATCGGCGCGCGCTCCGAAGTGGTCGAAGGCGTGATCGTCGAAGAGAACTCCGTGCTGGGCATGGGCGTGTACATCGGCCAGAGCACCCCCATCTTCAACCGCGACACTGGCGAGATCAGCTATGGCCGCGTGCCTTCGGGCTCCGTGGTCATCAGCGGCAGCCTGCCCAAGAAGACCAAGACCGGGCAGGACTACGCGACCTACGCCGCCGTCATCGTCAAGACCGTGGACGCGCAGACGCGCTCCAAGACCAGCCTGAACGACCTGCTGCGCGACTGA
- a CDS encoding PilT/PilU family type 4a pilus ATPase: MSTMERILRLMAEKRASDVYLSANAPALIKINGECVPINTQVLPPDAPKNLLSEIVPPDRIEELEETGELNMGVPLTGVGRFRVSAMRQRGSYAVVVRFIAQHIPELSSLNLPPVLGDLILEKRGLLLVVGATGSGKSTTLASMIDSRNTQVTGHILTVEDPVEYQFRNKKSIVNQREIGSDTQSLQTALKNALRQAPDVILIGEIRDRETMSAAIAYAQSGHLCLATLHGNNSYHALNRILSFYPVEVRSTMLGDLSSALKAVVSQRLVRTVTGERVPAVEVLLNTKLVAELIEKGDFSGVRDSMEKSMAEGSQTFEEDLARLIVEGRIDRKEGMAYADSPTNLMWRLQNDFALASKAAQANQEASQAQEDIPSFTEIVLDVKPG; this comes from the coding sequence ATGAGCACGATGGAACGGATTCTCCGGCTGATGGCCGAGAAGCGTGCCTCCGACGTCTATCTGTCGGCCAACGCGCCTGCGCTGATCAAGATCAACGGCGAATGCGTGCCGATCAACACGCAGGTGCTGCCGCCGGATGCGCCCAAGAACCTCCTGTCCGAGATCGTCCCGCCCGACCGCATCGAGGAGCTGGAGGAGACGGGCGAGCTCAACATGGGCGTGCCGCTCACCGGCGTGGGCCGCTTCCGCGTGAGCGCCATGCGCCAGCGCGGCAGCTACGCCGTGGTGGTGCGCTTCATCGCGCAGCACATTCCCGAGTTGTCTTCGTTGAATCTGCCACCCGTTCTGGGCGACCTGATCCTGGAAAAGCGCGGGCTGCTTTTGGTGGTGGGCGCCACGGGTTCGGGCAAGAGCACCACGCTCGCGTCCATGATCGACAGCCGCAACACGCAGGTCACCGGGCACATCCTGACGGTGGAAGACCCGGTCGAATACCAATTCCGCAACAAGAAATCGATCGTCAACCAGCGCGAGATCGGCTCGGACACGCAGTCCCTGCAGACGGCGCTGAAGAACGCGCTGCGCCAGGCGCCGGACGTCATCCTGATCGGCGAGATCCGCGACCGCGAGACCATGTCCGCCGCCATCGCCTACGCCCAATCCGGCCACCTGTGCCTGGCCACGCTGCACGGCAACAACAGCTACCACGCGCTCAACCGGATCCTGTCCTTCTACCCGGTCGAGGTGCGCTCCACCATGCTGGGCGACCTCTCCTCTGCCCTCAAGGCCGTTGTGTCCCAGCGCCTGGTGCGCACGGTGACCGGCGAGCGCGTGCCGGCCGTCGAGGTGCTGCTGAACACCAAACTGGTGGCCGAGCTGATCGAGAAGGGCGACTTCTCGGGCGTGCGCGACTCCATGGAAAAGTCCATGGCCGAAGGCTCGCAGACCTTCGAGGAAGACCTGGCCCGCCTGATCGTGGAAGGCCGGATCGACCGCAAGGAAGGCATGGCCTATGCCGACTCGCCCACCAACCTGATGTGGCGGCTGCAGAACGACTTCGCCCTGGCCTCCAAAGCCGCACAGGCGAACCAGGAGGCCAGCCAGGCGCAGGAAGACATCCCCTCGTTCACCGAGATCGTGCTCGACGTCAAGCCCGGCTGA
- the dapE gene encoding succinyl-diaminopimelate desuccinylase translates to MSRTLYLAEQLISRPSVTPEDAGCLDLLAERLAPLGFACERIDSGPDSFRVSNLWAKRPAAPAHSAHAAIKTIVFAGHTDVVPTGPLEQWSSDPFTPTHRDGRLYGRGASDMKTSIAAFVVAVEEFLAATPEPALSIAFLLTSDEEGPSVDGTKVVVETLRTRGEPLDYCIVGEPTSVKQTGDMIKNGRRGTLSGRLTVRGIQGHIAYPQLARNPIHQAMPALAELASTVWDEGNDFFPPTSWQVSNIHGGTGATNIIPGHVVVDFNFRFSTESTAEGLKGRVDALLDRHGLEYDLVWTLGGQPFLTTPGELVSAVQQAITAEAGLATELSTTGGTSDGRFIAQVCPQVIELGPPNATIHKIDEHIVVADIEPLKNIYRRTLENLHAQALA, encoded by the coding sequence ATGTCCCGCACCCTGTACCTGGCCGAGCAGCTGATCTCCCGCCCCTCCGTGACCCCCGAAGACGCCGGGTGCCTCGATCTTCTGGCCGAGCGCCTGGCGCCGCTGGGCTTCGCCTGCGAGCGCATCGACAGCGGCCCGGACAGCTTCCGCGTCAGCAACTTGTGGGCAAAACGGCCTGCAGCGCCCGCCCATAGTGCGCATGCTGCTATAAAAACCATAGTATTCGCCGGCCACACCGATGTGGTGCCCACCGGGCCGCTGGAACAGTGGAGCAGCGATCCGTTCACGCCCACCCACCGGGACGGCCGGCTCTACGGCCGCGGCGCGAGCGACATGAAGACCTCCATCGCCGCCTTCGTCGTGGCGGTCGAGGAGTTTCTGGCTGCCACGCCCGAGCCTGCCCTGTCCATCGCCTTCCTGCTGACCAGCGACGAGGAAGGCCCGTCGGTGGACGGCACCAAGGTGGTGGTCGAGACGCTGCGCACCCGCGGCGAGCCGCTGGATTACTGCATCGTGGGCGAGCCCACCTCGGTGAAGCAGACCGGCGACATGATCAAGAACGGCCGCCGCGGCACGCTCAGCGGCCGGCTCACCGTGCGCGGCATCCAGGGCCACATCGCCTACCCGCAGCTGGCGCGCAATCCCATCCACCAGGCCATGCCCGCGCTGGCCGAGCTGGCCTCCACGGTCTGGGACGAAGGCAACGACTTCTTCCCGCCCACCAGCTGGCAGGTGAGCAACATCCACGGCGGCACCGGGGCGACCAACATCATTCCGGGCCATGTGGTCGTCGATTTCAACTTCCGCTTCAGCACCGAATCCACCGCCGAAGGCCTCAAGGGCCGGGTGGACGCATTGCTCGACCGCCACGGCCTGGAATACGATTTGGTCTGGACGCTGGGCGGCCAGCCCTTCCTGACCACGCCCGGCGAACTCGTCAGCGCCGTGCAGCAGGCGATCACCGCCGAAGCCGGGCTGGCGACCGAGCTGTCGACCACCGGCGGCACCAGCGACGGGCGCTTCATCGCCCAGGTCTGCCCGCAGGTCATCGAACTGGGCCCGCCCAACGCCACCATCCACAAGATCGACGAGCACATCGTGGTCGCGGACATCGAGCCGCTGAAGAACATCTACCGCCGCACGCTGGAAAACCTGCACGCGCAGGCCTTGGCATGA
- the prmB gene encoding 50S ribosomal protein L3 N(5)-glutamine methyltransferase has protein sequence MSTAARTPGSVHGDTLGALVASGAQALEQAGVAFGHGTTNAYDEAAWLVLWRLGLPLDTPLDDSPNSEANRPVAQAQKAQVATLFEERIATRKPAAYLTQEAWLQGVPFYVDERAIVPRSFIAELLADGSIDDFLGEHTRRVLDLCTGNGSLAVLAALTYPEVAVTGADISPDALAVARINVDRHGLQDRVVLELSDGLAALPGPWDLILCNPPYVNAQSMARLPAEYRAEPELALAGGTDGMDFIRRLLADAPARMSEHAVLVLEIGNERAYFEAAFPHLPVFWLDTSAGENQVLLITREALVASPT, from the coding sequence ATGAGCACAGCCGCGCGCACACCCGGGTCGGTGCACGGCGATACGCTGGGCGCGCTGGTGGCCAGCGGGGCGCAGGCTTTGGAGCAGGCCGGCGTGGCGTTCGGCCACGGCACGACCAACGCCTACGACGAAGCCGCCTGGCTGGTGCTGTGGCGCCTGGGCCTGCCGCTCGACACGCCGCTGGACGACAGCCCGAATTCAGAAGCAAATCGGCCTGTAGCCCAAGCACAGAAAGCGCAGGTAGCTACACTTTTTGAAGAACGTATCGCCACCCGAAAACCCGCCGCCTACCTGACGCAAGAGGCCTGGCTGCAGGGCGTGCCGTTCTATGTGGACGAGCGCGCCATCGTGCCGCGCAGCTTCATCGCCGAACTGCTGGCCGACGGGAGCATCGACGACTTCCTGGGTGAGCACACCCGCCGCGTGCTCGACCTGTGCACCGGCAACGGCAGCTTGGCCGTGCTCGCTGCCCTGACCTACCCCGAGGTGGCCGTTACCGGCGCAGACATCTCTCCGGATGCGCTGGCCGTCGCCCGCATCAACGTGGATCGCCACGGCCTGCAGGACCGGGTCGTGCTGGAGCTATCCGACGGCCTGGCCGCCCTGCCCGGCCCGTGGGACCTGATCCTGTGCAACCCGCCCTACGTCAACGCCCAGAGCATGGCCCGGTTGCCAGCCGAATACCGCGCGGAACCCGAACTGGCCCTGGCCGGCGGCACCGACGGCATGGACTTCATCCGCCGGCTGCTGGCCGACGCCCCAGCCCGCATGAGCGAACACGCCGTGCTGGTGCTGGAGATCGGCAACGAACGCGCGTATTTCGAAGCCGCCTTCCCGCACCTGCCGGTGTTCTGGCTGGACACCAGCGCCGGCGAAAACCAGGTGCTGCTCATCACCCGCGAGGCGCTCGTGGCGTCACCGACCTGA